The region TGTAAAATAGCCACTGCCGCTCGAAAGCATATTTCCAGTCGACTGGTCCGCCGGGTTTGGTGAAGTAATCTTTAGCCGGAATGTAAGTCTCCGACCCCAGAAAATAACCGCCAACATACGACTGATTATTAGCGGCAATATGCGCCCGGACAAAATCGGGGACGCCCCACCGCAGGCAAAAGAAATCTTCGTTACGAACCGTCCAGGTAATCTTGTAAGCCGTTGGGTCTGGCTTAAAATAGGTGTCGTACAGCTTGCCGCCATGTACTTTCACCAGGGTAGGAGTGGAGTGCGCGTGCGACCAGTTGTATTTCAAATCGGCCCAGATTGGTCCTTCTATAAAGTCCAGGTTGCCTTCGCTTTCGATGGACTTGCGGGTAAGTTTTTCGGTTTCGATGCTGGTAACCCCCAGCGAGCCGGTTGTACTGGAAAACGGAATCCGGTGGATGAGCTTCGTTTTTCGCCCAGCCTGCCGCATGCCGTCAATGATGGTTGCCTTCATCCAGTCTTCGCGCTGTTGAGGACTCATGCCGCCCATAGCTTCGCCCAGCGTCAGGCCAAAGCCGGTGAGGTCGGGGTATTCCTGAAGCACCTGCGTCACGCATTCCCTTGTGTAGCGTTTCACAATTGCCGATGTGTCGCCGTCGATGAAGTGAAAATGGGCCAGGTTATTCAGTTTGGGATTAACGTTGTAGGCTTTCGAGAACTCGGGACTGGTGAAAATATTGAAGGGTACCAGATACGTATCAATCGCCCGCTCCTTAGCCATTCGGAAGATCGCATGGAATAAGAATTGCCATTGAGCCAGCTCCTGGTCATTGAAGGGCGTTGCTGCGGGGAAGTTCGCGGGCCTGATCATGTACGTGTAGGGATGCAGATTCCATAAACTCAGGGTATTGAAGCGATTGGCGACCATCATATCCAGAAACGCTTTCCAGTAGAGCGTATCCCGACAGGTTTCGTAGTGCAGATCGAGGGCGTCACTATGCCGGTATGTGTCCCAGGGCAAATCGAATTTGATGGCCCGCAGCGGCAGATGGGGTGTTTCAGTTCGGGCGTTGATTGCCGACACGGAAACGCCGTTTAGTAAATCTTCTGCCACCGACAGGCTGCCATAAATAAGCCCCCTGGCATCGCCACCCGTAATAGTCAGTTGCTTACCCTGCCGACTAATGGAATACGCTTCGCTGCCCAGTTGCTGACGGTTGGGGGCCAGATGTATGACAACGTCAGCTTTGTCAGCCGTGTTTCCGGTAGTGTAGTGCCGGGTAAGAAGTGCTTTTGTCAGCTGTGCTGCTGCGTACCTACTTTGTGGGCATGTCTCAGCCTGCCGGATAACCACGCGCTGGGCACTAAGGCTGGAACTCAAGCCGACGAGCATAAATAAAAGGGTAACGAGCTTGTTTCTCATCAGCAATATTATTTCTGCTTCGATTGGTGCGCCTTTGCATACTGAACCACGTCAATGAAGGGCGCTACCCAGATGTCGGATTGATTCTGCTTCAGATAGCGTATTAACTTAGTATGCTCAGGCAGCGCGACATTCAGCGAATGGCCGCCACCAACGCCGTGAAATAAAAAGACAAGTACAGAGTTAGTGGCCTGTGCCTGCTTCACCAGCGCAATCAACTGCTCGCCCGATTCGCCGTTAATGGCGTACGAACCAATCTCGGCGAAGTTGAGGTCAGTAATTTTCTTCATCTCGCTCTTGGTCCCTCGGGCAGCGACAAAATCATTTTCTGCCGGTTTGTAGTAATCAACGCCCCCGATTTTCGTGTCGCCACAAGGGTAGGCAAAGGTGCGGGCCGACTGGCCGTCGAGGGTTTTGAGCAGGATGTTGGTCATTCTCATTTCATCGGTCATCCGCTGAACGGTGTACTTGCTCATATCCATTTCGGGCTTTACCCACTCGCGCCCCGGTATATTACCAATGCATGGATGAAACAAGGTATGGTTGGCTAACTCGTGTCCGTTCACAGCCGCTGACTTCCAGCGGGCTATGTTGTTGACAAAGCCGGGGAAATAGCCCGACAAATAGAAGGTGCCTTTCAGTCCGGCTGAGTCGAGTACTGGAATAACGTTATTGAGATGCACATCCAGCGCGTCATCGTACGTAAGGACAACGGCACATTTTTTTCCATTCCAGATGGTAGCGCTTTGCGCAAATGTCAGGGTGCAGGTTAAGATGAGCAGGCTGAGTAAGAGGGCTTTTTTCATAAGTGTCAAAAATAACCATTCGTTTGTTCTGAGTGATGAGTTATTAGTGATTGGGTTATTGAGTTATTGAGTTATTGTAGCACCGGTTGGAGACCGGATAACGCACCGACATTGTTACAGACTATGACAAGCCCCCATTCCCCAAGCTCGCGTTGCATCTATCGCTTATGTTTCAGTGCGTTGACGAATGAAACTTGATACAGATTGGCATGTGTTGCCCGATGGTTATCCAGATAATTACCAGGAAACAGACAAGAAAGCTAGGCAGGCGTCTTTTAAGAGGGCAATGTGCATAAAAAAGTCAGCGAGGGCGGATTAATCATCCGCCCTCGCTGACTTTTTTATGCACATTGGAATTTCGCCGATTACTATTTGATGCGCAGTGCAGTGGTATCAAACATGCTCATTAGCTGCCCTTTCAGATGGTCGTCATCCACTTTATTCAGTTCAATGGGAATTTCGCCTGCCTGTGCTGTATCAATATAGATCGTTATTTTGCTGGCACCTTCCTCAACTTTCGTGATTGGCGTAACTTCTGTTCGCTTTCCGGTAGGATCTTTCATTTCACCCGTCAGTTTGCCATCCTTGCGAATAAGGTTGGTAACCATTTTGGCATCGCCATCGGGCGTACCCGTTATTGTAATTTCCCATTTACCGGCAAAAAAGTCGGCGGGCGGAGCGGCCTGAGAATAACCTTTGGCACAAATTCCGAGGAGGAAAATGAACAGAAACAGACTTACTTTTTGCATTATTTGATTTGTTTAGAGAGTAAACTGTAAAAAGATTGTCTACGCCATCCGGTTGATTGGCCGCGTATGTAAGGGTGAAAAAATTAAAACGTAAATTTTACGGATTAAAGGTAGGACTCTTTCCGTAAATTGTAAAATTCACGGAATAAATATTTTTATCTTTGGCTCATGAATTCGCAGGAAGAAATAAATGACTTTGTCAGGGACGGGTACAAACAATATTTACCGCATCTGACCATCGACCCGGTCATTTTTGGCTACCACGATCAGCAACTGAAGATTTTACTCCTCAAATGGATTGGCTATGACGGCTGGGGATTGCCCGGTGGGTTTATCAAACGCCGGGAGTCACTGAGCGAGGCTGCTCACCGCATCTTACAGGACCGAACGGGCCTGGAGTCTGTATTTCTTCAACAGTTTCAGGTCTTCGGAGATTCGCCGTATCGGGTCAAGGAGCGAAGCCCCGGTGAGGTGTCCGGGAAATATGGCTTTGTCGTGGAGGACAGCTGGCTGTTTG is a window of Spirosoma linguale DSM 74 DNA encoding:
- a CDS encoding polysaccharide deacetylase (PFAM: polysaccharide deacetylase~KEGG: sde:Sde_0677 chitooligosaccharide deacetylase- like), whose amino-acid sequence is MKKALLLSLLILTCTLTFAQSATIWNGKKCAVVLTYDDALDVHLNNVIPVLDSAGLKGTFYLSGYFPGFVNNIARWKSAAVNGHELANHTLFHPCIGNIPGREWVKPEMDMSKYTVQRMTDEMRMTNILLKTLDGQSARTFAYPCGDTKIGGVDYYKPAENDFVAARGTKSEMKKITDLNFAEIGSYAINGESGEQLIALVKQAQATNSVLVFLFHGVGGGHSLNVALPEHTKLIRYLKQNQSDIWVAPFIDVVQYAKAHQSKQK